A single genomic interval of Coccidioides posadasii str. Silveira chromosome 1, complete sequence harbors:
- a CDS encoding uncharacterized protein (EggNog:ENOG410PFZ0~COG:T~BUSCO:4441at33183) produces the protein MSQPPHMSLEAALDEERREILDILEGRKHAQQQAPRPGRRASPAPPVRSMLDIAPDSGAQRHGSIAGIGVGVTQPPNRSTAKPGTGVRSMLDPIAPSPLRLTQSATSSPTTDTAPSQETPEGHRRASDASSKGLPEIKKRHGVDPQQDYQFEMLPSIPNYALPKRVTQGGKLGHHNNTTHKNSMAAVMSGADFGPFPGAPRGRQTGRHPSLPGQSRSPSSRLGRSQSPGTRLLNTNSMNLMSTPGKFVTDSGKVINMDHAYRRLSAAALSRSGGSLANYPGKAAPKQADGVDGTAEGDVRLQKDYYSDTLDGGFSEDYTSEEDVGDTSSGEDAWKSEIHRGRRRTRKRADADGPGQGSSNSGGPRKIRNLLDAAEEERAKVSSSYKVKSLLDPVAPRTTKAASEKPIHKRTGVHPNTSFDITASTGNTPAGSEDEAEFSDIKKAQNLSVYMSPVDQSVPNRVIRTVIRGDFTKLQEEGDRGQRRLRKYLVATDLSEESTYALEWTIGTILRDGDTMYAVYAVEDESGSSKTTGDADSTSSVHINDGAKAMLDITTTVGSQTEKTLGDPNRASAHSSPRGSSTYLIPESKSGSIDSRGTTKNEADRLHAIDLLTQTVVRLLRKTRLQVRVAIEIIHCKSPKHLITEAIDALEPTLVVLGSRGRSALKGVLLGSFSNYIVTKSSVPVMVARKKLRKHAKYKNTHVRFSNNLTAPKKLAFAKVD, from the exons ATGTCACAACCACCACATATGTCGCTGGAAGCGGCACTCGACGAGGAACGGCGGGAAATCCTAGACATTCTCGAAGGCCGGAAACATGCGCAGCAACAAGCTCCACGTCCTGGCCGTCGCGCCAGCCCCGCGCCTCCTGTGCGAAGCATGTTGGATATTGCTCCCGATTCTGGAGCGCAACGACATGGCTCGATCGCTGGCATTGGTGTAGGTGTAACGCAACCTCCCAACAGATCGACGGCCAAGCCCGGCACAGGTGTACGCAGCATGTTGGACCCAATTGCGCCCTCTCCCTTAAGATTGACCCAAAGTGCTACATCCTCTCCGACCACAGACACCGCACCTTCACAGGAGACACCTGAAGGCCACCGCCGTGCGTCGGATGCATCGTCAAAGGGCCTTCCCGAGATAAAAAAGAGGCATGGTGTAGACCCGCAGCAAGACTACCAGTTTGAGATGCTCCCTAGCATCCCCAATTACGCCCTACCGAAACGAGTCACACAGGGTGGGAAATTGGGCCATCATAACAATACGACGCACAAGAATTCTATGGCTGCGGTCATGTCTGGTGCAGATTTCGGTCCGTTTCCCGGTGCTCCAAGAGGTAGACAAACAGGAAGACATCCCTCTCTACCGGGCCAGTCAAGatccccatcttcacgaCTCGGACGGTCGCAGTCACCCGGCACGAGACTGCTCAATACAAATTCTATGAATTTGATGAGTACTCCCGGCAAATTTGTGACCGATTCTGGGAAGGTCATCAACATGGATCACGCGTATAGACGACTGTCGGCCGCTGCGCTGTCCAGATCAGGCGGAAGTCTGGCTAACTATCCTGGGAAAGCGGCGCCCAAGCAGGCTGATGGTGTTGACGGAACAGCGGAGGGGGATGTCCGGCTTCAGAAGGATTACTATTCCGATACACTGGATGGTGGGTTTAGTGAAGATTATACAAGTGAGGAAGATGTCGGTGATACTAGCTCGGGAGAGGATGCATGGAAATCTGAAATTCATCGGGGCCGGAGGCGGACTAGGAAGAGGGCGGACGCAGACGGGCCTGGACAAGGCAGCAGTAATAGCGGGGGCCCTAGGAAAATCCGAAACTTACTCGATGCTGCGGAGGAAGAGC GCGCCAAAGTATCATCTTCCTACAAGGTCAAATCGTTGCTTGATCCTGTCGCGCCGCGCACTACGAAAGCAGCTTCAGAGAAACCGATTCACAAAAGGACCGGTGTCCACCCGAATACTAGCTTCGATATCACTGCCTCCACAGGCAATACCCCGGCAGGCTCAGAAGATGAAGCTGAATTCTCGGATATCAAAAAGGCACAGAACCTCAGCGTCTACATGTCTCCCGTGGACCAATCAGTTCCGAATAGAGTGATTCGAACTGTCATTCGTGGCGATTTTACTAAACTTCAAGAGGAAGGTGACCGGGGTCAACGTCGGTTGCGGAAATATCTTGTTGCCACGGATCTGAGTGAGGAATCCACATACGCCCTTGAATGGACCATCGGCACGATTCTTCGTGATGGAGATACAATGTACGCAGTGTACGCTGTCGAAGATGAATCAGGATCAAGCAAGACCACTGGCGACGCGGATAGCACATCCTCCGTGCATATCAACGACGGAGCCAAAGCGATGTTGGACATCACTACGACCGTCGGGTCGCAGACAGAGAAGACGTTAGGCGATCCGAATCGAGCATCCGCTCACTCGTCACCCCGCGGATCTTCCACTTATCTGATACCCGAGAGCAAGAGTGGTTCTATCGACTCGCGCGGCACCACGAAGAACGAAGCAGACAGACTTCATGCGATCGATCTCCTCACGCAGACCGTTGTCAGGTTGTTGCGGAAGACGAGACTGCAGGTCCGGGTCGCGATTGAGATTATTCATTGCAAGAGCCCAAAGCATTTGATAACGGAGGCG ATCGACGCTCTCGAACCCACCTTGGTCGTTCTAGGCTCGCGTGGACGCAGTGCTCTTAAAGG GGTCCTCCTCGGCTCGTTCTCCAACTACATCGTAACCAAGTCGTCTGTTCCAGTGATGGTTGCACGAAAGAAGCTCCGCAAGCATGCGAAATACAAGAACACTCACGTTCGATTTTCTAATAATCTCACTGCCCCGAAAAAGCTTGCTTTTGCAAAAGTAGACTGA
- a CDS encoding uncharacterized protein (EggNog:ENOG410PU71~COG:G~TransMembrane:1 (o39-61i)), translating into MEPESTDTADSGTAPSIVPGDGQLQPQCPYLKGFQLYNVITVLLLAMLLTGLDVNIVATAVPTISNQFNSFKDVNWYGSAFLLAM; encoded by the exons ATGGAGCCAGAGTCTACAGATACCGCTGACAGTGGCACTGCTCCTAGTATTGTTCCTGGTGATGGACAGCTGCAGCCTCAATGTCCTTATCTTAAGGGCTTCCAGCTGTACAACGTCATCACTGTGTTGTTATTGGCCATGCTTCTCACTGGCCTGGATGTCAACATCGTCGCAACG GCTGTGCCTACAATCTCAAATCAGTTCAATAGTTTTAAAGATGTTAACTGGTATGGTTCGGCTTTTCTCCTTGCAATGTAG
- a CDS encoding uncharacterized protein (EggNog:ENOG410PKFU~COG:O~BUSCO:14094at33183): protein MPTADDDLVAGEPPSSINPYEVLGVEEKATADQIKSAYRKQALRHHPDKASPESKDEANKKFQEIAFAYAILSDERRRRRYDTTGNTSESLDLEDDDFDWVDFYREQFSSMVDGKAIEKIKAEYQGSEEEERDLLEAYETYEGDLDKVYEEVMLSNVLDDDERFRKIIKKAIRKGEVTDWPAFSKESAKKRSQRVKAAEKEAGEAMELAKELGVEDKLFGKKKGKGDNDEKSLMALIQQRQKSRASNFLADLETKYVAPSKGGKGKKRRTEDAEPPEEAFQRNRPRTTKKQKAY, encoded by the exons ATGCCCACTGCAGATGATGACCTTGTCGCGGGGGAACCCCCATCCTCGATCAACCCGTATGAAGTCTTGGGAgtggaagaaaaagcaacCGCAGACCAGATCAAATCTGCCTACAGAAAGCAAGCCTTGAGACACCATCCAG ACAAGGCTTCTCCCGAATCCAAAGATGAGGCCAATAAGAAGTTCCAGGAAATTGCTTTTGCATACGCCATCCTTTCCGATGAGCGACGGCGAAGACGTTATGACACGACCGGCAACACGTCCGAATCCCTGGACCTCGAAGATGATGACTTCGATTGGGTGGATTTCTACCGCGAACAGTTCTCTAGCATGGTTGACGGGAAGGCTATCGAGAAGATAAAAGCCGAATACCAGGGTTCcgaagaggaggagagagaTCTACTCGAGGCTTATGAAACTTACGAGGGAGATTTAGATAAAGTGTATGAGGAGGTCATGCTGAGTAATGTATTGGATGACGATGAGCGATTTCGGAAGATTATCAAGAAGGCGATTCGGAAGGGAGAGGTTACTGATTGGCCGGCATTCTCGAAAGAAAGCGCGAAAAAGAGATCTCAGAGAGTCAAAGCGGCGGAGAAGGAAGCCGGGGAAGCCATGGAACTTGCGAAGGAATTGGGCGTTGAGGACAAGCTCTTCgggaagaaaaagggcaAGGGTGATAATGACGAAAAGTCATTGATGGCATTGATCCAACAGCGCCAAAAAAGCAGAGCTTCAAACTTTCTGGCAGATCTTGAGACAAAATACGTGGCTCCATCGAAAGGTGGGAAGGGTAAGAAGAGAAGGACGGAGGACGCTGAACCGCCGGAAGAAGCGTTTCAAAGGAACAGGCCTCGGACGAcgaaaaagcaaaaggcaTATTAG
- a CDS encoding uncharacterized protein (EggNog:ENOG410PU71~COG:G~TransMembrane:11 (n2-12c16/17o26-46i58-82o102-127i147-168o180-200i216-242o254-275i284-305o311-330i337-356o419-439i)): protein MALFELGTLICALANSSKMIIAGRAVTGLGGAGIFNGALVISTTLAPPNIRPMLTSIGVSMLPIGGFLGPIIGGALSEHAIWRWCKLNGYSYILNNSDEANLTPFLGFWAFLPPGAFVMLAILLLRIPESAPKPLVRSTLAKLPQKLDLIGFTLFAPPCIMFLIAISWGGVTYPWDSSKVIGLLCGSVVMLSLFTVWCLYRGEEALIPKSLIRQRTVLVASCVSGLQGGASIMVGYFLPLWFQAVKGATPTNSGLMMLPTMASQIVGSMLSGALIRKLHYLPPWAILGSIFAAVGPGLMVTFNFNTPRAQWIGYQVLGGLGRGMALNMPFIAAQEQLPTAIISVASSVIILFQYLAGSLSISTAQSVIQNRLPAALEKYTPDTDIRAIVRAGATEFIKTVPPDQLLPIKIAYNEALVKIFYIPAASAAAAIFVSIAFSWRKLGTEDAKGSESSRA, encoded by the exons ATGGCCCTCTTTGAACTGGGCACCCTGATATGTGCCCTTGCAAACTCGAGTAAGATGATAATCGCCGGAAGAGCAGTAACCGGTCTCGGTGGAGCTGGAATTTTTAATGGTGCCTTGGTCATCTCGACTACGTTAGCACCACCAAATATTCGCCCAATGCTTACCAGTATTGGAGTGTCAATGCTCCCTATCGGTGGCTTCCTTGGTCCAATAATTGGGGGCGCATTGTCTGAGCATGCCATCTGGCGCTGGTGTAAGTTGAACGGCTATTCCTATATATTGAACAATAGCGATGAGGCCAATCTAACTCCCTTCCTAGGCTTCTGGGCTTTTCTCCCTCCTGGTGCATTCGTCATGCTAGCGATACTGCTACTTCGGATCCCAGAGAGTGCACCCAAGCCGCTCGTAAGATCAACTCTAGCCAAACTTCCTCAGAAACTTGATCTTATTGGTTTCACTCTTTTCGCACCCCCCTGTATTATGTTTTTGATCGCCATAAGTTGGGGTGGGGTGACATACCCATGGGACTCAAGCAAAGTAATTGGCCTTCTCTGCGGTAGTGTTGTCATGTTGAGTTTGTTTACTGTCTGGTGTCTCTATCGCGGAGAAGAGGCTCTGATTCCCAAGAGCCTTATCCGCCAGAGGACCGTGCTCGTTGCCTCTTGCGTTTCTGGTCTTCAAGGAGGCGCCTCTATCATGGTGGGATACTTTCTTCCCTTGTGGTTTCAGGCCGTAAAGGGAGCAACCCCAACCAACAGTGGCTTGATGATGCTACCAACAATGGCGAGTCAAATTGTTGGCTCTATGCTATCCGGGGCACTCA TCCGCAAGTTGCATTATCTACCTCCGTGGGCCATCTTGGGGAGTATATTTGCCGCAGTTGGCCCTGGCCTTATGGTTACTTTCAACTTCAATACACCCAGAGCACAGTGGATCGGGTACCAAGTGCTTGGAGGCCTCGGACGTGGTATGGCGTTGAATATG CCATTTATAGCAGCTCAAGAACAATTACCCACAGCTATAATTAGCGTCGCCTCTTCTGTGATTATCCTATTCCAATATTTAGCTGGGTCTCTCTCTATATCAACCGCCCAGTCAGTCATCCAGAATCGCCTACCCGCAGCTCTGGAGAAATACACACCAGACACCGATATTCGGGCCATCGTCCGTGCTGGAGCTACTGAGTTTATTAAAACCGTGCCACCCGACCAGCTCCTCCCTATTAAAATCGCTTATAATGAAGCATTGGTAAAAATATTT TACATTCCTGCTGCCAGTGCCGCTGCTGCGATATTTGTTAGCATTGCATTTTCATGGAGAAAACTTGGAACTGAGGACGCGAAGGGATCCGAGAGTTCGCGGGCCTAG
- a CDS encoding uncharacterized protein (EggNog:ENOG410PPZI~COG:B), whose protein sequence is MGFDEGSAFAEGQRVMKEANSSKNHHVEKLNGTGSNGELYTVKLIPDRGFGCVATSRIPKGTRILTEAPLFTVPKAAADIQAVEEALLKELKSLSKDQQHSFFSLHNAHKGKCSPVIGITKTNAIPFGSGGADGGIFPRAARINHSCKQNAQNTWNHNLSKLTIHAFKDIEEGEEITISYVDGAETFNTRQLCLEEAFGFVCQCELCSLSAEENKKRDNRLEEMARLDSMLGNGRRIMSKPLDCLHDAHTILRMLNEEGIVGSRISRVYNDALQISIAHSDQARAKVFAQRAHDVRVILEGEDSPETMRLKRLIDSPTSHGLYGSSKEWAQPATAIPQGLDEADFEDWLWRQNRWQKELRVNGKLQN, encoded by the coding sequence ATGGGTTTCGACGAAGGTTCGGCTTTCGCGGAAGGCCAAAGGGTGATGAAAGAAGCAAATAGCTCCAAAAATCATCATGTTGAGAAATTAAATGGAACTGGCAGTAACGGTGAATTGTACACCGTCAAGCTCATTCCGGACAGAGGCTTTGGCTGCGTTGCTACTTCAAGGATTCCTAAGGGCACGCGTATTCTCACCGAGGCCCCCCTTTTTACGGTACCCAAAGCTGCAGCGGATATACAGGCTGTGGAAGAAGCTCTTCTTAAGGAGTTGAAGAGCCTTTCCAAGGACCAGCAGCattctttcttttcactCCACAACGCCCACAAAGGCAAGTGCAGCCCCGTGATCGGTATCACCAAGACAAATGCGATCCCTTTCGGCTCTGGGGGTGCAGATGGTGGTATCTTTCCGCGGGCAGCACGGATTAACCATTCGTGCAAGCAGAATGCTCAGAACACGTGGAATCATAACCTGTCTAAACTTACGATCCATGCGTTCAAGGACAttgaagaaggagaagaaatcaCGATATCTTACGTCGACGGCGCAGAAACCTTCAACACGCGGCAGCTTTGTTTAGAAGAAGCATTCGGATTTGTATGCCAGTGCGAGCTTTGCTCTCTTTCCGCAgaagaaaacaagaaaagagatAATCGCCTGGAGGAAATGGCGCGGCTTGACTCCATGCTTGGCAACGGGAGACGCATCATGTCCAAGCCACTGGATTGTCTTCATGATGCACATACCATTCTCCGTATGCTTAATGAAGAAGGTATTGTAGGCTCAAGAATTTCAAGAGTCTACAACGACGCACTACAGATCTCTATTGCACACAGCGATCAAGCGAGAGCGAAAGTCTTTGCGCAACGAGCCCACGACGTTAGAGTTATATTGGAGGGAGAGGATAGCCCAGAGACCATGAGATTAAAGAGATTGATAGATAGCCCTACAAGCCACGGATTATACGGCTCATCAAAAGAGTGGGCGCAACCTGCGACGGCAATTCCGCAAGGTCTGGACGAAGCAGATTTCGAAGACTGGCTCTGGAGACAGAATCGTTGGCAGAAGGAACTTAGAGTTAATGGAAAGCTTCAAAACTAA
- a CDS encoding uncharacterized protein (SECRETED:SignalP(1-21)~EggNog:ENOG410PH8D~COG:E,O~MEROPS:MER0016549~BUSCO:3404at33183), translating into MKIPWIWAAGAVFTVQLCAEARPPSDGCTIGGSPIARNATLTYRRVPPGICATRSLHQKQYTGYVSLPPFTLHPVQQNYTINTFFWFVEAREKPEAAPLTIYLSGGPGLSSMQGLFQETGPCEVVQLSNNKIGTIPREWGWDRSSHMLYIDQPVQVGFSYDTLKEASLDFLTGNFISPPIDPPASRSQTFRKGIFSSNDAEMTANTTETAAKAIWHMLQVFFAEFPVYRARQGVAEVNLFAESYGGKYGPAFAAHFHKQNEKRERGEISRCKSVDIKVKTLGILQGYVDDLVQNPYFSLFAYNNTYGLRVMSLDDVKASHKKFHQPGGCKDKVKACRESVRLHDPENAGDVSIVNTACVQATIACNGELSSVYPKVGRSQYDIAQGVLNPVSPLTYLEYLNMPEVQSAIGSRVNFTESSSTVFDAFLNAGDYSRGEYTSTLASLLDSGVRVALMYGDRDYICNWFGGQAVSFAIAAASRSSSPSYIANFNSAGYAPLIVNTSYTGGVVRQFANLSFARIYDAGHIIPYYQPEAVFKLFTRIIEGKNPSTGESIPNISAFQTKGDANSTKTNSLPAQARPTCYLRKAQDTCSPDQIEKMKAGKGYVINGIWHENKRERAIQR; encoded by the exons ATGAAA ATACCTTGGATATGGGCTGCGGGAGCGGTTTTCACTGTCCAGCTTTGTGCTGAAGCAAGGCCTCCATCCGATGGGTGCACGATCGGAGGCTCACCCATTGCCCGCAACGCCACCCTCACATACAGAAGAGTGCCTCCAGGAATCTGCGCAACCAGGTCTCTTCATCAAAAGCAATACACGGGCTATGTTTCTCTGCCACCATTTACGCTGCATCCGGTGCAACAAAACTACACAATCAATACATTCTTCTGGTTCGTGGAGGCCAGAGAAAAGCCTGAGGCGGCACCCTTGACAATCTACCTTAGCGGAGGGCCGGGGCTTAGCAGCATGCAGGGTTTATTCCAAGAAACAGGCCCTTGCGAGGTGGTTCAACTTTCTAATAATAAAATCGGAACCATTCCCCGTGAATGGGGCTGGGATCGGAGTTCACACATGCTCTACATTGATCAACCTGTGCAGGTGGGATTCTCGTATGATACGCTAAAAGAAGCATCATTGGATTTCTTGACGGGGAATTTCATTTCGCCACCAATAGACCCACCTGCGAGTCGTTCCCAGACATTTCGCAAAGGTATCTTCAGTTCCAATGACGCCGAGATGACGGCGAACACAACAGAGACAGCAGCGAAAGCAATTTGGCATATGCTACAAGTATTCTTTGCGGAATTCCCAGTATACAGAGCTCGCCAGGGAGTTGCAGAGGTTAACTTGTTCGCCGAAAGTTATGGTGGCAAATATGGGCCAGCATTTGCTGCGCATTTCCACAAGCAGAACGAGAAGCGCGAAAGGGGAGAGATCTCCAGGTGTAAATCGGTGGACATTAAGGTCAAGACGTTGGGAATCTTGCAGGGATACGTTGACGATTTGGTACAGAATCCATATTTCTCGCTCTTCGCATATAACAACACGTATGGACTGCGTGTGATGTCCTTGGACGATGTGAAGGCGAGTCATAAGAAGTTCCATCAACCGGGGGGGTGTAAGGATAAAGTCAAGGCCTGTCGCGAATCTGTCCGACTCCACGACCCCGAAAACGCCGGTGATGTGAGCATTGTTAACACTGCTTGTGTGCAAGCAACTATTGCTTGCAATGGAGAATTGAGCAGCGTATACCCAAAAGTAGGACGAAGTCAATACGACATAGCACAAGGTGTTCTTAACCCGGTATCCCCATTGACATATCTCGAGTACCTCAATATGCCAGAGGTTCAAAGCGCAATTGGTTCTCGGGTCAATTTTACAGAGTCCAGCAGCACTGTGTTCGATGCGTTCCTTAACGCTGGGGACTACAGTCGAGGCGAGTACACCTCCACCCTTGCTTCGTTGCTCGACAGTGGTGTACGAGTCGCCCTTATGTACGGCGATCGCGACTACATCTGCAACTGGTTTGGTGGGCAGGCAGTGTCGTTCGCCATTGCAGCCGCATCAAGGTCGTCCTCGCCGTCTTATATTGCGAACTTCAATTCTGCAGGCTATGCTCCGCTGATCGTAAATACGAGCTATACGGGTGGAGTGGTCCGGCAATTTGCAAACCTCTCGTTCGCACGTATCTACGATGCAGGCCATATCATCCCGTACTATCAGCCCGAAGCGGTTTTCAAGCTATTCACTCGGATCATTGAAGGGAAGAATCCATCGACGGGCGAGTCAATTCCCAACATATCAGCATTCCAAACAAAAGGCGATGCAAATTCCACGAAGACAAACTCTCTTCCCGCACAAGCCAGACCGACGTGCTACCTCCGCAAAGCGCAGGATACGTGCAGTCCCGaccaaattgaaaaaatGAAGGCGGGAAAGGGGTACGTCATTAACGGGATATGGCACGAAAATAAGCGCGAACGGGCCATCCAAAGGTAA
- a CDS encoding uncharacterized protein (EggNog:ENOG410QEAZ~COG:F~BUSCO:13380at33183): MAAPQPYHTTELSTHLHYLTQCLALAAYSPPKPTNFRVGAILLLRRYFPPTLGTTPDQQTTFEDKILSTGYTLEHRGNTHAEQCCLSKYASHHGVPEEDVGIPLQKERGDDPNAKILMYVTMEPCGKRLSGNKPCAVRIVEARNHGRAGIDRVYFGVKEPGTFVGQSQGCKMLDAAGIGWELVEGMEDEILKVAKAGHGPREGETNVDDISIEEQKRQKEMPRNPKKRMMEI; encoded by the coding sequence ATGGCCGCTCCTCAACCCTATCACACTACCGAGCTATCAACCCACCTCCACTATCTGACCCAATGCCTCGCCTTAGCAGCATATTCTCCCCCCAAACCCACCAATTTCCGTGTCGGCGCCATACTTCTCCTCAGACGCTATTTCCCGCCGACCTTGGGCACGACCCCAGATCAGCAAACCACTTTTGAGGATAAGATTCTTTCGACGGGATACACCCTTGAGCACCGCGGAAACACACATGCCGAACAATGTTGCCTGTCGAAATACGCTTCTCATCATGGGGTCCCGGAGGAAGATGTAGGCATACCGCTGCAGAAGGAGCGGGGAGATGATCCCAATGCGAAAATTCTCATGTACGTCACCATGGAGCCGTGCGGTAAGAGGCTATCAGGGAATAAACCGTGTGCGGTGAGGATCGTCGAGGCAAGGAATCATGGACGGGCGGGCATTGATAGGGTTTATTTTGGGGTTAAGGAACCAGGAACGTTCGTGGGTCAGTCGCAAGGCTGTAAGATGCTGGATGCGGCGGGAATAGGGTGGGAGCTCGTTGAAGGGATGGAAGATGAGATACTGAAAGTTGCTAAGGCGGGGCATGGTCCAAGGGAGGGTGAAACGAATGTGGACGACATCTCCATTGAAGAACAAAAGAGACAGAAAGAGATGCCAAGGAACccgaagaagagaatgatggaGATATGA